CATCACGGCTGAGGCCCGTGACGGTAAGTCCTTCCTGTAACTGATTCACATATACAACGAAGCCTGCGCCGATAATAAGAAGCAGGAAGAAAATCCAGCTCCAATATTTCGGGCCGCCTTTGAGTGCTTTTTCGAGCATATCAGTTTCCCCCTAAATGATGTAGTACACGCCGGGCTCGGTGCCGGCAGCGGGGTTCCTACGGATGGTGAAGTTCTCCCTAAGAACCTTTCTGACGTTTGAATCAGGGTCCTGGAGATCACCAAAGGTCATCGCGCCACTGGATTTTTCCACACAAGCGGGCATTTCGCCAACGGCGAGACGCTCTACGCAGAAGTTGCATTTTTCAACAACACCGCGCATGCGGGTGGGGAACTTCACGTTGATCTTTTCCATGTCGAGATGGAGTCTTGGATCCATGAAGTTGAAGCTACGAGCACCAAAGGGGCAAGCAGCCATGCAGTAACGACAGCCGATGCAGCGATGGTAATCCATTGCTACGATTCCGTCAGCACGCTTGAAGGTCGCCTTTGTGGGGCAGACGCGTACACACGAAGGGGTTTCGCAATGGTTGCAAAGCAACGGGAATTTGCGTTTTTCAAGCTCTTCCGAAGGGAAGTTATTTGTTTGATTCGGGAATGTTTCGGAATAAGTACCTTCCCACAACCATTTGATGTCCTGTTTACCGGGAATCGTTGGAACGTTGTGGATGTGGTGACAA
This DNA window, taken from Maridesulfovibrio ferrireducens, encodes the following:
- the dsrO gene encoding sulfate reduction electron transfer complex DsrMKJOP subunit DsrO translates to MKQSRRNFLKFAGLSAAGLCLAPTAAALASGGGGHGKAHAVVNANSKHAKRWAMVIDTRKLNTDEAINALAEVCHHIHNVPTIPGKQDIKWLWEGTYSETFPNQTNNFPSEELEKRKFPLLCNHCETPSCVRVCPTKATFKRADGIVAMDYHRCIGCRYCMAACPFGARSFNFMDPRLHLDMEKINVKFPTRMRGVVEKCNFCVERLAVGEMPACVEKSSGAMTFGDLQDPDSNVRKVLRENFTIRRNPAAGTEPGVYYII